Genomic DNA from Brienomyrus brachyistius isolate T26 chromosome 22, BBRACH_0.4, whole genome shotgun sequence:
TGGAGAAGCTTTAAACCTAAGGGTTACTCAACATCAATGGGACTGACACCACACCTTTGGAGGGGCCTTCTTCATATAAGACCAGTTCCCAGACTGGTTAGTCTCCTGGGAGGCGTTGTTCCACATCCCGATCTCCACGTGGCCCTTGTCCTCCCAGGCCGGGCGGCTCGTCGCAGGCCCCTGCTCAGCACCCCAGCAGTCTTGCATAGGTTTGGGCACTACGATAACCAGGACCGAGATGCAATTTCATTTATGGTTCATGGGCAACAGAAGTGGTTTTTCTACATTAAGGAGCCTCCAGTATCCGCCACCCCACTCACCAGATTTGTGCTGCGACTGCTGCCCCCAGCTGCTAGGACCTCCAGCTGACTCCTCCCAACTCGACCCGGTGTCCGCTGGCTTGCCCCAGGCTGCTGTGCCATTGTCTACTGAGACCGGGGGACCAGTCGGAGGCTCTCCCCAAGATGATTCACATTTCGGTGTCCTTTCGTACGGCTCCCCCCACCCTGCAGACACAACAGTACTTCCAGTAGGTACGATGTAAACTTGCTACAACAAACTCACGTACAGACGACGTCCTACTCAACACTCCCGTTGAAACACAACCTTCTGCAAGTTAGAGGCCTGGGGGAGCTGCAAAGGGGAAAGAATCCTGAAGTGTCGCTTAAAGTAATGCTCTAGTCAGGATGTGAAACTTAGGACAAAGATAAGATCATGGTTACCACAGATGATTAAGAAATGAAGTAAATATAGAGCAAAACAAAGCAGGGGAAAGGTCTATGCTCAAGTACTAAAGGCTGCCTCACTACTACTCTCTTCATGAAGAACTACCACAGCATTACATTAGATCCTCCAACATCTTGAGATGTTGCACATACTCACATGCAGAACGCTTTACTGGTTCACAAGTACACAGGCCATGCAGAATAAGACCTTGGAGCACTGCTAAGCCAATGTTAGGCTAAAATATTCAAAGTTGTAAGTGCAACAAATGAACCTGGTTGTACAAATGTGCTTATGCCTGATACTTCTGCCCACCTCAGCACTACAGAGGACCTCTTTCCACTTTCACCGTCCAATGCATGCTCCAAATTCCTGCTTTAAAAATAACTCCGTTCATGGGTATCCTGCAGCTCAAGTTGCAGGCATATGACTGCAATGTCAGCTGGGAGGAAACTTTAGCCTTTATTCTGCACCTCTCTTAAAAACACCACCCTCGTGCTGTGTGCTGGAACTATTTTGCCATCGGAACAATATTTTCGGAATCAAGTCAGTCAGTCATCGTTACACCTGCAGCAAACAGCGGTTGCAAAATTTTGTTGGCTAAACTTTGAACAATGTGCTTCCCAAAGGGGGAATGCACATGAGGCCTTGAATGGACACAACTAAACAGCATTAGGAGCATTCCAGAGAAATGAGGTCAACCTTATTAGAGCTACCTAAGATTAAATGACAAGGGCCACTGAGCACAAGGCTAAGGAGGGAGCCTCACCTGAACTGAAGGTCTTCTCTTTCTCTGGGAAGGAGCTAGGAGGTGCCTGCTGTGGGGTTGTGGGGGTCCCTGTGTCACCCCCGGCACCGGAACCCCACAAGTTGACGCTGCTGGAGTTGTACTTGCTGGGGTCACCCCAGGCTGACGTGCCGTCGTCAATCGCCATCTTCCGACGGATGGACTCAGGGGAAGGCTCCTCCCAGCCTGTTGGCCCATCCCCCTTAGGTGGTGTTGGAATTGGCCCAGCGAGCCAGCCAGAGGGTTTGTTGTTGCCAGGAGCTCCAGACGGGCCGGACGCGGGTTCCTGCATCTTGTTCCAGTCTGGAGAGCCATGTGTGGTGGAATCACCTCCCCAGCCAGAGGTGGACTGGTTTCTCTTTCCATTCTCGATACCTTTACGTCGAATTGTACCAGTGCTTCCCGACTCACCCCAGCCCTGGTCAGTCTGCTTGGGGGGCTCACTCCAGCCCTGGTTCTGGTCATTCTGCTTAGATGGCTCACCCCAACCTCGGTTTGGGTCGCCCTGCTTGCtgggctccccccagccctggtTGTTCTGTTTAGCGGGCTCATCCCATGCCCGGTTCTGCTCGCCCTGCTTAGTGGGTTCACCCCAGCTCTGGTTCTGGTTGTTCTGCTTGATGGGTTCACCCCAGCCCCGATTCTGCTCGCCTTGCTTGGAAGGCTCTCCCCAGCCTGTCGGACCATCATTCTTGAAGGGGGCACTGCCTGATCGATTGCTGCGATGGCCCGACTCACTCCATCCGGAGCCTGAACGGTCGCTGTCGCTGTCCCAGCTGCCAGAGCCTGATTTCTGGGGCTCCACCCAGTGATTCATCTGAGAGctctccccaccccacccctcggGTCCAGCTGACCAGCCTTGCTTCATCTTCTGAGTACCGCACCATGACTTGTTCTCCTTGCTCAAGCCTGCCGACGGCCCATTTCTGGCTGAACCGTCTTCCCAACTGTCCTGTCCACTCAGACCTTTGGCACCCCCCCATCCCGAGGCAGATTTCGGATCCTCCCATCCAGCTGAGGCTGTCGAGCTGCTgcctctgggggtgggggcggccgCCCGGCCCCCCGTGCCAGCATCCGGCTTTTTGTCAGAGGTGACGGCCGCATCCCAGGTGGTGTTCTGCCGGACTGGTGTCTGACCCCAGCCATTGTTAGATAGGACCCGGGGATCAATGTCAGCCGGCGACAGCATATTCTGCATCAGTCCTGAAGAGTGGTTTGCCTTTTTGTGACCGTTGCCACCATGAGCATCCTTTTCTCGGTCCCCGTGGCTGCCAGTGCTACTCTCAGCACTCCCttcgctgccccctgctggtcgtgACCATGTGCCATGACCCTGCTGCCCCACGGCACCGAGGGCATCATCCTCAAGGGACTTCCAGCCGCCTGTTCCCTTCTTGTCTGCATTGTCGGTGTGGTGCCGCTGTCTACCACCGGGCATGGAGGTCCACTCCCCGTTCGAGACCCTGGCTCCAGCGTTGGACGAGGAAGACGAagatgaggatgaggaggacgtACTCTCCCAGGGACGAGGGGCTGTTGCAGGCCCAACGCTGCCACCAGTGCTCCAGGTCATGCTCTGCGAGGCCCTGGGGCCAGAGTCCCACCCCCCATTCTGAGCCCTGGAACTGCTGTCGTCGTCACAGTTACCGAAGGAGGCAGCACCGTGAACAGCAGGGTGAGCCAGGCTTGCTTTCACAGTGTCAGACGCAGCTGGGTCTTCCAGGACAGAGGGTTTGTCACTCGAGTAGGTAGTGCCTGTCTGCGCTGCCCACACTACACCATGAGATCCACTGTTTCCTCCCTTGCCGCTTCCAGGGACAGTGGAGGAGGTCCGGAATTGGGCGGAGTCGACCCCGGCACCCGTGTGCCATGTGGAGGGTTCGTCCATTTCCAACGAACCAGTAGAGTTTGGTAAACTGGAGGTCACGCCGTTAGTAGTGTTGTTTGGTCCGTTCTTTTCAGTGTTAAGGTTTTGAGTTTGCCCACCAGTGGCACCAGCGGCTGCAGGCTCAGGGCAGTCTTCCTGGAGCGACTCCCCCCAGACTGAGGGGTCTGCTTGTGCGGCACCCATCAGCCCAGCACTCTGAGAGATTGACCAGGCACCGTGGCTGGCGTTTGCGTTCAGAGTGCCTCCGCTGGCTAAGGCCTCCACTGGGCCCTCGCACACCCCCACGGCAGGGCTGTGTGTCACACCCCAAGTTCCCCCAAGGCCTCCATTGCCAGCGTAGTCACTGCCATTTGCCACTGTGAAATGAGACCCGGGCCCGTGGGCCTGTTTGCCATTGCTGCCATCGCCCTTGGCAACAGTCGCCCGGAGATTCTTCTCTGAGCCCGAGCTGGAGGCGGAGTCGCCATCCACACACTCCGAGGCCAGATCTGTGTTGCCGCTGTGGATCGAGGGCCAGACCTCTCTGTCACACCCGCCTACGATGACGCCACCACCCCAGGGGACGTCAGAA
This window encodes:
- the LOC125717502 gene encoding trinucleotide repeat-containing gene 6A protein-like; its protein translation is MAPIRDSVSHSPNQTDVTHSSLGTQYENHLWNSGSPGSDSDVPWGGGVIVGGCDREVWPSIHSGNTDLASECVDGDSASSSGSEKNLRATVAKGDGSNGKQAHGPGSHFTVANGSDYAGNGGLGGTWGVTHSPAVGVCEGPVEALASGGTLNANASHGAWSISQSAGLMGAAQADPSVWGESLQEDCPEPAAAGATGGQTQNLNTEKNGPNNTTNGVTSSLPNSTGSLEMDEPSTWHTGAGVDSAQFRTSSTVPGSGKGGNSGSHGVVWAAQTGTTYSSDKPSVLEDPAASDTVKASLAHPAVHGAASFGNCDDDSSSRAQNGGWDSGPRASQSMTWSTGGSVGPATAPRPWESTSSSSSSSSSSSNAGARVSNGEWTSMPGGRQRHHTDNADKKGTGGWKSLEDDALGAVGQQGHGTWSRPAGGSEGSAESSTGSHGDREKDAHGGNGHKKANHSSGLMQNMLSPADIDPRVLSNNGWGQTPVRQNTTWDAAVTSDKKPDAGTGGRAAAPTPRGSSSTASAGWEDPKSASGWGGAKGLSGQDSWEDGSARNGPSAGLSKENKSWCGTQKMKQGWSAGPEGWGGESSQMNHWVEPQKSGSGSWDSDSDRSGSGWSESGHRSNRSGSAPFKNDGPTGWGEPSKQGEQNRGWGEPIKQNNQNQSWGEPTKQGEQNRAWDEPAKQNNQGWGEPSKQGDPNRGWGEPSKQNDQNQGWSEPPKQTDQGWGESGSTGTIRRKGIENGKRNQSTSGWGGDSTTHGSPDWNKMQEPASGPSGAPGNNKPSGWLAGPIPTPPKGDGPTGWEEPSPESIRRKMAIDDGTSAWGDPSKYNSSSVNLWGSGAGGDTGTPTTPQQAPPSSFPEKEKTFSSGWGEPYERTPKCESSWGEPPTGPPVSVDNGTAAWGKPADTGSSWEESAGGPSSWGQQSQHKSVPKPMQDCWGAEQGPATSRPAWEDKGHVEIGMWNNASQETNQSGNWSYMKKAPPKFNKGASKTDDTWMNQMAKQFGSINFPRDSPEEALPSNKMDVPGGTMMDKRADPTEYSGMMGRGAGSRHQVSKEPSTDRGPYFDKNVGPAFGGGHVMTHGRSSQQPPAQPRAQVPPSLLPSQVPPSLLKYPPSNGGLGPLFGPQQLAVLNQLNQLNQLNQLNQLNQLNQLNQLSQLQRLLQQQQQQQQQQQKRNLLVGNRQQQDPQGRPLGPCSQLPPRHLDPAQHKQQHSSSQASAFLNQPTLKTYLESLVPQAVAPDPPREQSTLGAFASSFSLNSFPAHGGLRQAEALLQQAVKPPQVTAGPDGHGLLSPTLSNGLAGPDSPLQTRSRRTGSGLDGSSVSAKGLNSNLNINTLDLGFKEPQQSRLKKWTALDVSVNTPLDQNASKSGTLSSGLRGEDPPFIPYDIRNGSSSPVSPPGSVGDGWPSRAKSPHGASHANWPLEFRPGEPWKGYPNIDPENDPYITPGSVINNLSIYTVRDVDHLRDRSSGPTSSLNTALPSTSAWSSIRASTFSGSLNSTAQSTSARTSDSKCGWSPGSSSSSSLAHELWKVPLLTRTAPSRPPPGLTGQKQPSSWDGSSLRLGSWASSDSRFTPGSSWSESSSARTNWLILKNLTPQIDGSTLRTLCMQHGPLITFHLNLPHGNAVVCYSSKEEAAKAQISLHMCVLGNTTILAEFASEEEVSRFFAQGQSMAASPSWQSLGAPPTPRAGPMDGAHAFPGRSDAGHWSTTGDLQGSSLWGAPTYSASLWGNSGEGESRGVASPSPLSSFLPVDHLAGGGDTM